Within the Natranaeroarchaeum sulfidigenes genome, the region GAACGGGATTCACACTACAACGACATCGCGTTCACCCACACCGAAACTGGCGAGGATATCGTCATCGCGACGACTCGTCCCGAACTGCTGCCCGCCTGTGTCGCGATGTTCGTCCATCCCGACGACGAGGACAACGAACACCTCGTCGGCGACACCGCCCGCGTCCCGATCTTCGATCACGAGGTGCCGATCATCGCGGACGAGCGCGTCGATATGGAGAAAGGGACCGGCGTCGTCATGTCCTGTACCTTCGGCGACCAGACCGACATCGAGTGGTACCAGGCCCACGACCTCCCCCTACGAGTGGCCATCGACGAGTCGGGGACGATGACCGATCTTGCGGGCCAGTACGAGGGACTATCGACCCACGAGGCCCGCGAAGAGATCGTCGAAGAACTGGACGAGGAGGGCTACCTGCAGGACCGCCGCGCGATCACCCACGACGTCAACGTCCACGAGCGCTGTGAGACCGACGTCGAGTTCCTCGTCACCGAGCAGTGGTACGTCAAGATGCTCGACAAGAAAGACGAGTACCTGCAGGCGGGCCGGGAGATGGACTGGTACCCCGAGAAGATGTTCACCCGGTACAAACACTGGATCGAGGGACTCGAATGGGACTGGTGTATCTCCCGCCAGCGCGACTCGGGCATTCCGATCCCGGTCTGGTACTGCGAGGACTGCGGCGAGACGATCGTCGCCGACCGCGAGGATCTCCCGACCGACCCGCTTTCCGACGATCCGCCGGTCGACGCCTGCCACGACTGTGGCAGCGAGAATCTGCGACCCGAAGAAGACGTCTTCGACACATGGGCGACCTCCTCGTTGACGCCGCTGATCAACGCTGGCTGGGACTGGGACGCTGAGGCCGAGGAATTTACCATGGACCGGCCACAGCTCTATCCCTTCGACCTGCGCCCCCAGGGCCACGACATCATCTCCTTCTGGCTGTTCCACACCATCGTCAAGTGTTACGAGCACACCGGCGAGGTGCCCTTCGACGCGACGATGATCAACGGGATGGTTCTCGATGAGAACCGCGAGGCGATGTCCAAATCGAAGGGCAACGTTGTTCGGCCCGAGGAAGTTCTTGATCGGTTCCCGGTCGACGCTGCCCGGTACTGGGCCGCCGGGACGTCGATCGGCGACGACTTCCCGTTCAAAGAGCAGGACCTCGTGACCGGAGAGAAGCTACTCCGGAAGCTCTGGAACGCCTCGAAGCTCGTCGGCCACCTCGTCGACGAGACCGAGCCCGAAGAGCCCGAGGAACTCGCAGCCATCGACGAGTGGCTGCTGGCGAAACAGAACGCCGTTATCGAGGACGTCACAGAGAAGCTCGAAAACTACGAGTTCTCGAAGGCTCGCAACCAGCTTCGGGGCTTCTTCTGGAACACGTTCTGTGACGACTACCTCGAAATCGCGAAACAGCGACTCAATGAAACCGACGACCCGTCAACAGCCTACGCCCTGCGGACGGCCCATCGACGGTTCCTCACACTGTTCGCGCCACTCCTCCCGCACATCACCGAGGAGATCTGGCAGTCGGTGTACGCCGAGGGCGAAAGCATCCACACCGCCGACTGGCCGACGACGACCGACCACGAGGCCGACCTCGCGGCGGGCGAGACGGCGACCGCGGTGATCGGCGCGCTGCGGCGGTACAAGAGCGAACACCAGCTTCCGCTGAACGCCGAACTCGACCGCGTCGAGGTGTACGGCTCGATCGACGGCTTCGAGAGCGCGATCAGCGAGGTCATGCACGTCGGCGAACTGGACGCCTTCGAGGAGGCACCGGACGTGACGACCGAGATCGATGAGATCAGCCTCGATTATTCGCAGGTCGGGCCGAAGTTCGGCGGCAAGGTCGGCGAGTTCGACGCCGCGCTCGAAAGCGGAGAGTACGAACTCGACAACGGAACGCTGAAACTCGCTGGCGAGGAACTCGACGCCGACCTGTTCGAGGTGCGTGAAGAACGGACCTACGCGGGCGAGGGCGAGATGGTCGAGGCCGACGACCTCGTCGTCGTGGTCGATACCTAGTCGTCCTGTAGGCTCAGCCACGCCACCACGGCTGCGACGATCAGCAGTCCACCGAGCCCGACGAGACCGACAGTGCCGCCGAGAAGAGCGATCTGTCCGGCTACTAGTGCAGCAACTGCAAGTCCGTAGCGTCTGGTTCGCTCTCCTGGCGTTGCGAGATACACGATTCCGGCGAGTGAGAGTGCGAGACCGAATGCGAGGACGATGGTCCCGATTCCGTCGATGTCGAGGACAGTTCCGACCGAGACCAGAACGATCCCGGCGGCAGTGATTGCCTGCACTGTGCGGTCGTCCAGCTCGGGGAGGGTGTCTGCGGCCATGGCTACGATCTATCCCAGTACTGACTTAATCGTGCTGGAACGATCCTGTGTCGTCGATGGTAGCACTGGCACTAATTCGCGTTCTGTCCGTCGAAGTGCCCGGATTTATATATTTCCGATTATTTCCCGAATGTATGATGTCAATCAAGCAGAAGGCGATCGCACTGGGCGTCATTGTCGTGATGAACACGGTCGTCTTCTTCCTGTTCGGTCTGTTGGCGGTCATCTCCTTTGTGGCGTCCGCACCGCTTGCCTTTGCGATCCTGAAACGTTAGTCGAGCCTCGCCTCCAGTTTCTTCGACCGGATCGTCAGCGCCAGATACGCC harbors:
- a CDS encoding valine--tRNA ligase, with the translated sequence MSTDDASDGESDISGASDGLDGSYDPSEIEPSWQDYWIEQGVNQYDESVTDPNTLFSIDTPPPTVSGNLHMGHLYQFTLQDFVARFRRMHEETTFFPFGYDDNGIASERLTERELDIRHQEFERHVFQEKCREVCQQYEDAFTRDVQSLAVSVDWENTYKTIEPRVQRISQLSFIDLYEQGREYRQKAPAIWCPDCETAISQVEMEGAERDSHYNDIAFTHTETGEDIVIATTRPELLPACVAMFVHPDDEDNEHLVGDTARVPIFDHEVPIIADERVDMEKGTGVVMSCTFGDQTDIEWYQAHDLPLRVAIDESGTMTDLAGQYEGLSTHEAREEIVEELDEEGYLQDRRAITHDVNVHERCETDVEFLVTEQWYVKMLDKKDEYLQAGREMDWYPEKMFTRYKHWIEGLEWDWCISRQRDSGIPIPVWYCEDCGETIVADREDLPTDPLSDDPPVDACHDCGSENLRPEEDVFDTWATSSLTPLINAGWDWDAEAEEFTMDRPQLYPFDLRPQGHDIISFWLFHTIVKCYEHTGEVPFDATMINGMVLDENREAMSKSKGNVVRPEEVLDRFPVDAARYWAAGTSIGDDFPFKEQDLVTGEKLLRKLWNASKLVGHLVDETEPEEPEELAAIDEWLLAKQNAVIEDVTEKLENYEFSKARNQLRGFFWNTFCDDYLEIAKQRLNETDDPSTAYALRTAHRRFLTLFAPLLPHITEEIWQSVYAEGESIHTADWPTTTDHEADLAAGETATAVIGALRRYKSEHQLPLNAELDRVEVYGSIDGFESAISEVMHVGELDAFEEAPDVTTEIDEISLDYSQVGPKFGGKVGEFDAALESGEYELDNGTLKLAGEELDADLFEVREERTYAGEGEMVEADDLVVVVDT